From Alteribacter lacisalsi, a single genomic window includes:
- a CDS encoding LacI family DNA-binding transcriptional regulator, whose translation MATIYDIAKKTGFSITTVSKALNNYTDVGEKTKKKILEAVEEMGYYPNSIARSLTTKKSWTIGVIFVEDLGIGMNHPFFSAVIESFKKQVEGQGYDIIFLSRNIGGEEKSYLDHALHRGVDGVIVVCSNYKDKETNKLIESQLPSVVVDLHSEISSVVYSDNYEGSVLAVKHLYELGHRKIAHIKGADKTFAGQERLNGFLDTMKDLKLDVPENFLVEGEFFSYDGGYNAMQKLMSLDDRPTAVYVAGDNMALGAMKACREMKIAVPADISIVGFDDIEVAKHVTPALTTIRQDTDMIGIKASELLVNQINSESKGGNAVKIPVELIERESTQAI comes from the coding sequence ATGGCCACGATCTATGACATAGCCAAGAAGACTGGATTTTCGATTACGACAGTCTCCAAAGCCTTAAATAACTACACCGATGTAGGGGAAAAAACCAAGAAGAAAATTCTTGAAGCAGTCGAAGAGATGGGATACTATCCGAATTCGATTGCGCGGTCCCTGACAACGAAGAAGTCCTGGACAATTGGGGTCATTTTCGTTGAAGATCTCGGAATCGGCATGAACCATCCGTTTTTCAGTGCGGTGATTGAAAGCTTTAAAAAGCAGGTGGAAGGTCAGGGATACGATATCATTTTCCTCAGCAGAAACATCGGAGGAGAAGAGAAGAGCTACCTGGATCATGCACTTCACCGCGGCGTTGACGGCGTTATCGTTGTCTGTTCGAACTATAAGGATAAAGAAACGAACAAGCTGATCGAATCACAGCTGCCGAGTGTGGTTGTAGATCTGCACAGTGAGATATCTAGTGTGGTATACAGCGACAATTATGAAGGCAGCGTGCTTGCCGTAAAGCACCTGTACGAGCTTGGCCATCGCAAAATTGCCCATATTAAAGGTGCGGATAAAACTTTTGCCGGCCAGGAAAGATTAAACGGGTTCTTGGATACGATGAAAGACCTGAAGCTCGATGTTCCGGAAAACTTTCTGGTAGAAGGGGAATTCTTTTCCTACGATGGCGGGTATAACGCCATGCAAAAGCTCATGAGTCTTGACGATCGCCCGACCGCGGTTTACGTGGCAGGAGATAATATGGCACTTGGGGCGATGAAAGCCTGCAGGGAGATGAAGATCGCTGTACCGGCGGACATTTCCATTGTCGGTTTTGATGATATTGAAGTTGCAAAGCACGTCACACCAGCGCTCACAACGATTCGTCAGGATACTGACATGATTGGAATTAAAGCTTCGGAGCTGCTGGTCAATCAGATTAACTCGGAAAGTAAAGGCGGAAACGCCGTGAAAATACCGGTTGAACTGATTGAAAGGGAGTCTACGCAGGCCATATAA
- a CDS encoding carbohydrate ABC transporter permease, which translates to MKKLDNYGYMFIIPFFLVFITFTIYPILLTFYYSFTSYSGMGEAEFVGLANYTRLLTDSYFYQAFYNTMYIWGINFFFQLGIALLLAILFSDIRLNMKGLGFFRALFYLPNLITIASVALLFGILLGWHHGTINHLLLDLGIISQPINWLNDPTTARWSVGLIGAWMWFGHTFIILMAGISGISKDYFEAALIDGANRWQTLVNVTLPLLKPIMLYVLITSLIGGLQIFDLPMLITDGMGAPQGSLNTMVLYLYNQAFRFDNYGYAAAVAYGLFLITVVFSLITFKTMYRNNVKEG; encoded by the coding sequence ATGAAAAAACTTGATAATTACGGATACATGTTCATCATTCCGTTTTTTCTCGTCTTTATTACGTTTACAATTTATCCGATCCTCCTGACGTTTTATTACAGTTTCACAAGTTACTCGGGAATGGGAGAAGCCGAATTTGTCGGGCTTGCAAACTATACCCGATTACTGACTGATTCATATTTCTACCAGGCTTTCTATAACACGATGTACATCTGGGGGATCAACTTTTTCTTCCAGCTTGGGATCGCCCTGCTTCTTGCCATATTATTTTCCGACATTCGTCTGAATATGAAAGGACTCGGTTTTTTCCGGGCGCTCTTTTATCTTCCGAACTTAATTACAATCGCGTCCGTTGCCCTTCTTTTCGGGATTCTTCTCGGCTGGCACCACGGAACGATCAACCACCTGCTTTTGGATCTCGGGATTATTTCACAGCCAATCAACTGGCTTAACGATCCGACAACAGCCAGATGGTCTGTCGGTCTGATCGGAGCGTGGATGTGGTTCGGTCATACGTTCATCATCCTGATGGCAGGGATCTCAGGGATCTCAAAGGACTACTTTGAAGCGGCTCTTATTGACGGAGCGAACCGCTGGCAGACGCTGGTGAACGTGACGCTTCCGCTTCTGAAGCCAATCATGCTTTACGTACTTATCACGTCTTTGATCGGCGGTCTGCAGATCTTTGACCTGCCGATGCTGATTACCGATGGTATGGGCGCACCACAGGGATCACTGAACACAATGGTTCTTTATCTGTACAACCAGGCATTCCGTTTTGACAACTACGGTTACGCGGCTGCCGTTGCATACGGGCTGTTCCTGATTACAGTCGTATTCTCACTAATCACATTTAAAACGATGTACCGAAACAATGTAAAAGAGGGGTGA
- a CDS encoding ferritin: MISKELAEGLNEQMNYEFYSAHVYLATAAYCSNESLDGFAKFFLAQSEEERFHAMKFYNFLIDLGQQAMISEIPGPKAAFSSVLDAFEKSLAHEKEVTRRIYKLADRALDEREHATMTFLNWFIEEQVEEEASFDAIIQKLKRIETDSNAFYMLESELGKRTFENG; the protein is encoded by the coding sequence ATGATAAGTAAAGAACTGGCTGAAGGTTTAAACGAACAGATGAATTATGAATTTTATTCCGCTCACGTGTACCTGGCTACAGCAGCCTACTGTTCCAACGAAAGTCTGGACGGGTTTGCAAAGTTCTTCCTCGCACAGTCGGAAGAAGAGCGCTTCCACGCGATGAAGTTCTACAACTTTCTGATCGACCTGGGGCAGCAGGCGATGATTTCGGAAATTCCTGGACCTAAAGCCGCGTTTTCTTCTGTGCTTGATGCGTTTGAAAAATCCCTTGCCCATGAAAAAGAGGTAACCAGAAGGATCTATAAACTCGCAGACAGAGCGTTGGACGAGCGGGAGCACGCAACCATGACGTTCCTGAACTGGTTCATCGAAGAACAGGTGGAAGAGGAAGCTTCCTTCGACGCAATCATCCAGAAGCTCAAGAGAATTGAAACAGACAGCAACGCTTTCTACATGCTGGAGAGCGAGCTCGGAAAACGGACGTTCGAGAACGGATAA
- a CDS encoding carbohydrate ABC transporter permease produces MKSNTIVKGILYAVLILLVIISFIPFYMMIINATRSNSEILQHGFTMLPGSSLMANYEVLIQYMNLWRGFANSLFVAVMVTVLSSYFSALTAFGFAVYKFKGKNVLFVFMLLLMMVPGQLGLIGFYDLIRTMGLLDTYIPLIIPPIAAPFVVFFLRQYLKTVMHPSLLEAARIDGAGEFRIFHKIGLPMMMPAVATMAIFTFIGSWNNYILPLVVLFSPEKYTLPVMMGALRGSQVAENLGSMYLGIAISVVPIMIAFLFLSKYIISSISAGAVKE; encoded by the coding sequence ATGAAATCCAACACGATCGTTAAAGGAATATTATATGCCGTACTGATTCTGCTTGTGATTATCAGCTTTATTCCGTTTTACATGATGATCATCAATGCAACTCGTTCAAATTCAGAAATCCTGCAGCACGGGTTTACCATGCTGCCGGGCAGCTCGTTAATGGCCAACTATGAAGTTCTCATTCAATACATGAATTTATGGCGCGGGTTTGCCAACAGTTTATTCGTTGCCGTAATGGTAACTGTGCTGAGCTCGTACTTCAGTGCACTCACAGCGTTTGGTTTCGCGGTTTACAAGTTTAAGGGAAAAAATGTGCTGTTTGTTTTCATGCTTCTTCTCATGATGGTGCCGGGACAGCTTGGTCTGATCGGTTTCTACGACCTGATCAGAACGATGGGACTGCTTGATACGTACATTCCGCTGATTATTCCGCCGATTGCAGCACCATTTGTCGTCTTTTTCCTCCGTCAGTACCTGAAGACGGTTATGCACCCATCCCTGCTGGAAGCAGCACGGATTGACGGTGCCGGTGAGTTCCGGATTTTCCACAAGATCGGTCTCCCGATGATGATGCCTGCGGTTGCCACAATGGCAATCTTCACGTTTATCGGCTCGTGGAACAACTACATCCTGCCGCTCGTCGTGCTCTTCAGCCCGGAAAAATACACACTGCCGGTTATGATGGGGGCTCTCAGAGGCTCACAGGTAGCAGAGAATCTCGGCTCTATGTATCTTGGAATCGCCATCTCGGTTGTTCCGATCATGATTGCCTTCCTGTTCCTGTCCAAATACATCATCAGCAGTATTTCAGCAGGGGCTGTGAAGGAATAA
- a CDS encoding flavodoxin, whose translation MMRCGIIFVSMSGNTEDIADMIAAEVKNRDSSAVVEKHEMDEIEAGELSGFDVIFLGSYTWGDGDLPYEAEDFYEELEDVDLSGKAIGVFGSGDRDYPHFCSAVDMFAERAEKQGARTMLSNVKVELAPDTEEDEEQIRKLVKDCMKSLVTP comes from the coding sequence ATCATGAGATGCGGCATCATCTTTGTGAGTATGTCAGGCAACACTGAAGATATTGCGGACATGATTGCAGCCGAGGTGAAAAATCGGGACAGTAGTGCAGTCGTCGAAAAACACGAAATGGATGAGATTGAGGCAGGCGAGCTGTCAGGGTTTGATGTCATCTTTCTCGGAAGCTATACTTGGGGAGACGGGGACCTCCCCTATGAGGCTGAGGACTTTTATGAAGAACTTGAAGACGTAGATCTGTCAGGCAAAGCCATCGGGGTATTCGGCTCAGGCGACAGGGACTACCCTCATTTCTGCTCAGCCGTTGATATGTTTGCCGAACGTGCAGAAAAGCAGGGAGCGAGGACAATGCTGTCGAATGTGAAAGTAGAGCTGGCTCCGGACACAGAGGAAGATGAAGAGCAGATCCGCAAGCTGGTAAAAGACTGCATGAAAAGTCTTGTAACACCGTAA
- a CDS encoding ABC transporter substrate-binding protein codes for MKKVLSLSLVSALALGALSACGDEESEASNNGSGDGEKLTIWSFTDELEEPIEVFEERHGVDIELTIIPIEDYPTRLRPVLENGTGAPDVFTGELAFIKDWVEQGYWEDLSQDPYNAEELEDDFIDYVFDMGRDSEGTLKALSWQTTPGGVFYRRSIAEEVLGTDDPDEIGERFSTMDGMFEVGEELKAAGYRLFPDEGAVRWFSQGQDPQPWVNEDNELLLTEERMNHFDYAKELREKDMTAFAPEWSPAWFAAMDGKINYNAGWDEVEEEGSNEVEVFSYALPTWGLHSVLKVNAEETAGDWAVTNGPTPYFWGGTWLGIYSGSDNKDLAWEFVKMMTHDEEFLTDWALDTGDVLAYLPVTEEIKDEFQDDFLAGQNNYKFFLEEAELIDADTVTRYDQQIDTMFGSMVEDYVEGARTKEEAINEFYNLVRNAYPQIQVPNQ; via the coding sequence ATGAAAAAAGTGTTGTCATTATCCTTGGTGTCGGCGCTAGCGCTTGGAGCATTAAGTGCGTGCGGTGATGAGGAAAGCGAAGCAAGCAACAATGGTTCAGGGGATGGGGAAAAGCTGACGATCTGGTCATTTACAGATGAGCTGGAAGAGCCGATTGAAGTTTTTGAAGAAAGACACGGGGTTGACATTGAACTGACGATCATTCCAATTGAAGATTATCCGACTCGTCTTCGTCCGGTACTTGAAAATGGGACAGGCGCACCTGATGTTTTCACAGGGGAACTTGCTTTCATTAAAGACTGGGTTGAGCAGGGCTACTGGGAAGACCTGAGCCAGGATCCATACAACGCAGAAGAGCTTGAGGATGACTTTATTGATTACGTATTTGATATGGGACGTGACTCTGAAGGAACTCTGAAAGCGCTGTCCTGGCAGACGACGCCTGGCGGGGTCTTCTACCGCAGAAGTATTGCTGAAGAAGTTCTTGGTACAGACGATCCGGACGAAATCGGAGAGCGTTTTTCCACGATGGACGGCATGTTTGAAGTAGGGGAAGAGCTTAAAGCTGCAGGCTACCGCCTGTTCCCGGATGAAGGTGCTGTACGCTGGTTCTCCCAGGGACAGGATCCACAGCCGTGGGTAAATGAGGACAACGAACTCCTTCTTACAGAAGAGCGCATGAACCACTTCGACTATGCAAAAGAGCTTCGTGAGAAAGACATGACGGCTTTCGCACCGGAATGGTCTCCTGCATGGTTTGCAGCGATGGACGGAAAAATCAATTATAACGCCGGATGGGATGAAGTTGAGGAAGAAGGATCCAACGAAGTGGAAGTATTCTCCTATGCCCTTCCAACATGGGGACTGCACAGTGTTCTTAAAGTGAACGCCGAAGAAACAGCTGGAGACTGGGCGGTAACAAACGGTCCGACACCTTACTTCTGGGGCGGTACATGGCTTGGAATCTACAGCGGATCCGACAACAAAGATCTTGCCTGGGAATTCGTGAAAATGATGACGCATGACGAAGAGTTCCTTACTGACTGGGCCCTTGATACAGGTGACGTACTTGCCTACCTTCCTGTAACTGAAGAAATTAAGGACGAGTTCCAGGATGACTTCCTTGCAGGACAAAACAACTATAAATTCTTCCTTGAAGAAGCAGAATTGATCGACGCTGACACAGTAACACGCTACGATCAGCAGATCGACACGATGTTTGGAAGCATGGTTGAAGATTACGTAGAGGGAGCCAGAACAAAAGAAGAAGCGATCAATGAATTCTACAACCTGGTTCGCAACGCGTATCCTCAGATCCAAGTTCCAAATCAGTAA
- a CDS encoding peptide-methionine (S)-S-oxide reductase: MEVIYFAGGCLWGVQAFMKTLPGVTYTEAGRANGTSHTLDGEYDGYAECVKTGFDPNVITVSRLMEYYFEIIDPYSMNQQGIDVGEKYRTGVYSEKAEHLEEARSFISRRNDRKRVVVEVLPLTNYVRSAEEHQDRLTRRPDDYCHIPSEILNKYK, encoded by the coding sequence ATGGAAGTCATATATTTTGCAGGTGGATGCCTTTGGGGCGTCCAGGCATTTATGAAGACGCTGCCCGGTGTTACGTATACAGAAGCGGGAAGAGCGAATGGAACAAGTCATACACTTGATGGTGAGTATGACGGTTATGCTGAATGTGTAAAAACAGGCTTTGATCCCAACGTTATCACTGTAAGCAGATTAATGGAATATTATTTTGAAATCATTGATCCGTACAGCATGAATCAACAAGGCATTGATGTCGGGGAAAAATACAGAACGGGCGTGTACAGTGAAAAGGCTGAACATCTGGAAGAGGCGAGGTCATTTATCAGCAGGAGAAATGATCGTAAGCGTGTCGTCGTTGAAGTCCTGCCTCTTACAAACTATGTGAGAAGTGCAGAAGAACACCAGGATCGGTTAACGAGACGTCCAGATGATTACTGCCATATTCCCAGTGAGATACTAAATAAATATAAGTAG